In Flavobacterium gelatinilyticum, a genomic segment contains:
- the atpB gene encoding F0F1 ATP synthase subunit A — protein MVISNKPRRFFLAALVACLPLMSFSNSEKDSAHVQTEVAHEGASEGHHSAEPTDVKSKIKAFIGHHMLDSHDFTLTQDDETGKYYGFPLPVIIWDNGLHIFSSSKFHHGHEVAESNGNYYVINHHDGKIYRTEASGEIHEDEKTGHPTNVRPLDFSITKTVLSIFVAALLMFWLFTSLAKSYAKNGAIASGVGRFFEPLVLFIRDDVAIPNIGEKHYKKYMSYLLTIFFFILFLNIFGLTPLGINATGNFTITFALAIITFLITNISANKNYWGHIFWMPGVPKPMRIVLAPIELLGVFIKPFSLMIRLYANIFAGHIVLMSIIGLMFIFKSWIGSTLSFGLSFALSILEILVAFLQAYIFTMLSALYFGSAVEEHHHEEGDHH, from the coding sequence ATGGTTATTTCAAACAAACCACGCAGATTTTTTCTTGCAGCTTTAGTAGCTTGTCTTCCATTAATGAGTTTTTCAAATTCTGAAAAAGACTCAGCGCATGTTCAAACTGAAGTAGCTCACGAAGGTGCTTCAGAAGGTCATCATTCGGCAGAACCAACAGATGTTAAATCTAAGATTAAAGCATTTATTGGTCACCACATGTTAGACTCTCACGACTTTACTTTAACACAAGATGATGAAACTGGAAAATATTATGGTTTCCCTTTACCTGTTATTATCTGGGATAATGGTTTACACATTTTTTCTTCTTCTAAATTTCACCACGGTCATGAAGTAGCCGAATCAAACGGAAACTATTATGTAATTAACCACCACGATGGTAAAATTTACAGAACAGAAGCTTCTGGAGAAATTCACGAAGACGAAAAAACAGGTCACCCAACAAATGTTCGTCCTTTAGATTTTTCTATTACAAAAACAGTTCTTTCTATTTTTGTTGCAGCTTTATTAATGTTTTGGTTATTTACAAGTTTAGCAAAATCTTACGCTAAAAATGGAGCAATTGCTTCTGGAGTTGGAAGATTTTTTGAACCACTTGTTCTTTTCATCAGAGATGATGTTGCAATTCCAAACATTGGAGAAAAGCATTATAAAAAATACATGAGTTATTTGTTGACAATATTTTTCTTCATATTGTTTTTAAATATCTTCGGATTGACACCACTAGGAATTAACGCAACAGGAAACTTTACAATTACATTTGCTTTAGCAATTATTACTTTCTTAATTACAAACATTTCTGCAAATAAGAATTATTGGGGTCACATTTTCTGGATGCCAGGTGTGCCAAAACCAATGAGAATCGTTTTAGCACCTATCGAATTGTTAGGAGTTTTCATTAAGCCATTCTCATTAATGATTCGTTTGTACGCAAATATATTTGCAGGTCACATCGTATTGATGAGTATCATCGGATTAATGTTTATTTTTAAAAGCTGGATCGGTAGTACATTATCTTTCGGATTATCATTTGCACTTTCTATATTAGAGATTTTAGTAGCATTTTTACAAGCCTATATTTTTACAATGCTGTCTGCACTTTATTTTGGTTCAGCAGTAGAAGAGCACCATCATGAAGAAGGTGATCACCATTAA
- a CDS encoding DUF4254 domain-containing protein, translated as MFSKLAYSVFEQSIKDYHQFDNVDQPINNPYPKDKFEHLLYLKNWIDTVQWHFEDIIRDPQIDPVAALTLKRRIDASNQERTDMVEYIDSYFLQKYSDVKAKDGAKINSESPAWAFDRLSILALKIYHMNEEATRAEATQEHRDKCQEKLNVLLEQRTDLSTAIEELLTDIENGDKFMKVYKQMKMYNDDELNPVLYQNKK; from the coding sequence ATGTTTTCAAAATTAGCATATTCTGTTTTCGAACAAAGCATTAAAGATTATCATCAGTTTGATAATGTTGACCAGCCAATTAACAATCCGTATCCAAAAGATAAATTTGAACATTTATTATATCTAAAAAACTGGATTGATACTGTTCAATGGCATTTTGAAGATATCATTCGTGATCCGCAGATTGATCCCGTTGCTGCTTTAACTTTAAAAAGAAGAATCGATGCATCAAATCAGGAACGTACTGATATGGTGGAATATATCGACAGCTATTTTTTACAAAAGTACAGCGATGTAAAAGCTAAAGATGGAGCAAAAATCAATTCTGAAAGTCCGGCATGGGCATTCGACAGATTGTCTATTTTAGCACTGAAAATTTATCACATGAATGAAGAAGCAACTCGTGCAGAAGCTACTCAGGAACACAGAGATAAATGTCAGGAAAAATTAAATGTACTTTTAGAACAAAGAACAGACTTATCTACAGCAATTGAAGAATTACTGACAGATATCGAAAATGGTGATAAATTCATGAAAGTGTACAAGCAGATGAAAATGTACAACGACGACGAATTGAACCCGGTATTATATCAAAATAAAAAATAA
- a CDS encoding AtpZ/AtpI family protein: protein MEKEPNKNQKNKWIALINIPIQMGAIIFLFSYLGTWLDENHPSEKVYYNKILVIVGVAVALYNVIRQVNEINNTK from the coding sequence ATGGAAAAGGAACCGAACAAAAATCAAAAGAATAAATGGATTGCACTCATCAATATTCCAATTCAGATGGGTGCGATTATTTTTTTATTTTCCTATCTCGGAACCTGGTTAGACGAAAACCATCCAAGCGAAAAAGTCTACTATAATAAAATCCTGGTTATAGTTGGAGTTGCTGTAGCATTATACAATGTAATAAGACAAGTTAACGAAATTAATAACACAAAGTGA
- a CDS encoding tetratricopeptide repeat protein has translation MKKNTLKYSLFLIFLFFLIACSTKNNTFVNRNSHALSTKYNILYNGGIGLEKGLKSIQSNNQDNFWKTLPIEKMQFDENFSEGEKTKNADFELAETKATKAIQKHSMNIGGRERNYQIDEAYLMLGKARYYDQRFIPALEAFNYILYKYPNSSNIYTAKIWREKTNMRLGNDAIVVKNINQLLKKTDLDKQTFSDANALLAEAFLNLEQRDSAVARLRVAEKFSRINEEKARYRFILGQMYQEDGKKDSAAYFYDGVIHMNRKADRKYMMHAYAKKAQMYDYENGNDTIFLKTYNKLVADRENRPYYDVLFYEMGIFYDKKKDNENALKFYNKSLGRKSKDPYLMASAYRNIGNMYFKATDYTMAAKYYDSTLTKLNPKTREYAFIEKNRKNLDNVIKYEGIAKRNDSIIKVYGMPDGDRKIYFENYITELKKKDEAKRILEEKEKEKLANIDRNNSASNAPTAVNPNSLGKPADFDGGGIRPPGNENVSTFYFYNPTTVAYGKLQFKKMWGTRTLGGNWRLAAIKSANDAIMNDTLNDVTASKAADTIVIEKYTTAFYEKQLPKTQTAIDSIGKERNFAYYQLGLIYKEKFKEYALASGKLEQLLKNNPEEKLILPSMYNLYKIYQITDPAKAEKIKSDITLNYPNSRYAQILNNTNSEDLASADKEYKKWYKLFEEEQFEVVLDNIDNLINQYSGDEIVSKYELLKANTLGKVDGLEAYKKGLENVADNYPNSEEGKDARENLEKQVPVLERLNFTTVDNKNWKIVYSVSKNDTKTVKKIEEAIRVFLLVENYERLTTSFDKYNKTQSFVVIHGLKSEAYAQDVAGVLKEDDKYKIANPAIIISSDNYKVVQIKKNLEAYLTPKTP, from the coding sequence TTGAAAAAGAATACTCTTAAATATAGTTTATTTCTCATTTTTTTATTCTTTTTGATAGCGTGCTCTACCAAGAATAATACCTTCGTGAACAGAAATTCCCATGCATTAAGTACAAAATACAACATTTTGTATAATGGAGGAATTGGTCTTGAAAAAGGTCTGAAATCTATTCAGTCCAATAATCAGGATAATTTTTGGAAAACACTCCCAATTGAAAAAATGCAGTTTGATGAAAATTTTTCGGAAGGAGAAAAAACAAAAAATGCTGATTTTGAGTTAGCCGAAACCAAAGCTACAAAAGCAATTCAGAAACACTCCATGAATATTGGAGGAAGAGAAAGAAACTACCAGATAGACGAGGCATACTTAATGCTTGGAAAAGCCCGATATTATGATCAGCGTTTTATTCCTGCGCTGGAAGCCTTCAATTATATTTTATACAAATACCCAAACAGCAGTAATATTTATACCGCAAAAATCTGGCGCGAAAAAACCAATATGCGCCTTGGAAATGATGCTATTGTGGTTAAAAATATAAATCAGTTATTAAAAAAGACAGATCTTGACAAGCAGACATTTTCTGATGCGAATGCCTTACTGGCAGAAGCTTTTTTAAATTTAGAACAAAGAGACAGTGCTGTTGCCAGACTTCGAGTGGCCGAGAAATTTTCGAGAATAAATGAAGAAAAAGCCAGATACCGTTTTATTTTGGGACAAATGTATCAGGAAGATGGAAAAAAAGACAGCGCAGCTTATTTTTACGATGGTGTAATACATATGAACCGTAAAGCAGACCGTAAATACATGATGCATGCTTATGCAAAAAAAGCACAGATGTATGATTATGAAAACGGAAACGATACTATTTTCCTAAAAACATATAATAAGTTAGTTGCAGATCGTGAAAACCGACCATATTATGATGTCCTTTTTTATGAAATGGGAATATTTTACGACAAAAAGAAAGACAACGAAAATGCGTTAAAATTCTATAATAAATCTTTAGGTAGAAAATCCAAAGATCCTTATTTGATGGCATCTGCTTATAGAAATATTGGCAACATGTATTTTAAAGCTACAGATTATACTATGGCAGCAAAATATTATGACAGTACGCTTACCAAACTCAACCCAAAGACAAGGGAATACGCTTTTATAGAAAAAAACAGAAAAAATCTTGATAACGTAATTAAATACGAAGGAATTGCAAAACGCAATGACAGTATTATTAAGGTATACGGAATGCCGGACGGCGACAGAAAAATTTACTTCGAAAATTATATAACAGAGCTTAAAAAGAAAGATGAAGCGAAAAGGATTTTAGAAGAAAAGGAAAAAGAAAAATTAGCCAACATCGATCGTAATAACAGTGCATCAAATGCTCCAACGGCGGTTAACCCAAATTCATTAGGAAAACCTGCAGATTTTGACGGCGGAGGTATTCGCCCTCCCGGGAATGAAAACGTAAGTACATTTTATTTTTATAATCCAACAACGGTGGCTTATGGAAAATTACAGTTCAAAAAAATGTGGGGTACCAGAACACTGGGAGGAAACTGGCGTTTAGCAGCAATAAAATCTGCGAATGATGCCATAATGAATGATACCTTAAATGATGTTACAGCATCAAAAGCTGCCGACACAATTGTTATTGAAAAATACACAACTGCATTTTATGAAAAACAGCTTCCAAAAACGCAGACAGCAATTGACAGTATTGGTAAAGAACGCAATTTTGCCTATTATCAATTGGGACTTATATATAAGGAGAAGTTTAAAGAATATGCGTTGGCAAGCGGTAAGCTGGAACAATTATTAAAAAATAATCCCGAAGAAAAACTGATTCTGCCTTCGATGTATAATTTGTATAAAATTTATCAGATAACAGATCCGGCAAAAGCCGAAAAGATAAAATCAGATATAACACTCAATTATCCTAATTCGAGATATGCTCAGATTTTAAACAATACAAATTCTGAGGATCTGGCTTCGGCGGATAAAGAATATAAAAAATGGTACAAACTTTTTGAAGAAGAACAGTTTGAAGTTGTTTTAGATAATATCGACAACCTGATAAATCAATATTCAGGAGACGAGATTGTTTCTAAGTATGAACTATTAAAAGCAAATACTTTAGGGAAAGTTGACGGACTTGAAGCCTATAAAAAAGGCCTTGAAAATGTTGCCGATAATTATCCGAATAGTGAAGAAGGAAAAGATGCCAGAGAAAATTTAGAAAAACAAGTTCCGGTTTTAGAACGCCTTAATTTTACAACGGTAGATAACAAGAACTGGAAAATCGTATATTCAGTTTCTAAAAATGACACTAAAACAGTTAAAAAAATAGAAGAAGCAATTAGAGTATTTTTATTAGTTGAAAATTACGAAAGACTGACAACTTCTTTTGATAAATACAATAAAACGCAGAGTTTTGTAGTTATTCATGGTTTAAAGTCTGAAGCTTACGCACAAGATGTTGCGGGAGTTTTAAAAGAAGATGATAAATATAAAATTGCCAATCCGGCAATTATTATATCAAGTGATAATTACAAAGTGGTTCAAATCAAGAAAAACCTCGAAGCCTATCTGACCCCCAAAACCCCATAA
- a CDS encoding glycosyltransferase family 9 protein, whose protein sequence is MRLSAMGDVAMTVPVLRAFVKQYPAVKLTVISRPFFKPFFDGIPNLEFFAFDEKERHKGFPGLLRLFRDVKKLKIDAFADLHNVLRSKIVSLLFALSGKKRATVDKGREGKKELTRAENKIFKQLPTMFERHAKVFEELGFPLDLSNPEFPEKAQLSAEILEIIGIKNQKLVGIAPFAQYDSKVYPLDLMKEVIEKLAQNPANKILLFGGGKKEIEILESLAQPFENVINMAGKIKFKQELQLISNLDVMLSMDSGNAHIAAMLGVKVITLWGATHPYAGFLPFNQSLENALTSDRSQYPKLPTSVYGNKIVEGYEDAMRSISPAKIIEKT, encoded by the coding sequence ATGAGACTATCCGCAATGGGAGATGTCGCCATGACGGTTCCTGTTTTACGAGCTTTTGTAAAACAATATCCAGCGGTAAAACTAACCGTTATTTCACGTCCTTTTTTTAAACCTTTCTTCGATGGAATTCCAAATCTGGAATTTTTTGCTTTTGATGAAAAGGAAAGGCATAAAGGATTTCCCGGACTTTTACGATTATTTAGAGATGTAAAAAAATTGAAAATTGATGCCTTTGCAGATCTTCATAATGTTTTAAGATCTAAAATTGTAAGCTTACTTTTTGCTTTAAGCGGAAAAAAAAGAGCCACTGTTGACAAAGGCCGAGAAGGAAAAAAAGAATTAACCAGAGCCGAAAATAAAATTTTCAAACAATTGCCAACGATGTTCGAAAGACACGCAAAAGTGTTTGAAGAACTCGGTTTTCCTTTAGATTTATCCAATCCGGAATTTCCTGAAAAGGCACAATTAAGTGCTGAAATACTGGAAATTATCGGAATTAAAAATCAAAAACTAGTAGGGATTGCACCTTTTGCTCAATATGATTCTAAAGTTTATCCTTTAGATTTAATGAAAGAAGTAATTGAAAAATTAGCCCAAAATCCGGCAAATAAAATTTTACTTTTTGGCGGAGGAAAAAAAGAAATCGAAATTTTAGAATCTCTTGCGCAGCCATTTGAAAATGTAATTAACATGGCTGGAAAAATTAAATTTAAGCAGGAATTACAATTGATCAGCAATCTTGATGTCATGCTTTCGATGGATTCAGGAAATGCTCATATTGCTGCTATGCTGGGAGTTAAAGTTATAACACTTTGGGGTGCAACACATCCATATGCAGGATTTTTGCCTTTCAATCAAAGTCTGGAAAACGCACTGACTTCAGACCGAAGTCAATATCCAAAACTGCCAACTTCGGTTTACGGAAATAAAATTGTTGAAGGCTATGAAGATGCAATGAGAAGTATTTCTCCAGCAAAGATTATCGAAAAAACATAA
- a CDS encoding ABC transporter ATP-binding protein codes for MIQVNQLSKKYNGTVVLNMPNLEIPKGQSFGLVGNNGAGKTTFFSLLLDLIKPSTGNVKSNGIEVNTSENWKSFTGSFLDESFLIGYLTPEEYFYFIGDLRHQNKADIDALLLKHEEFFNGEILKNKKYLRDLSKGNQKKVGIIATLIGNPEVIILDEPFANLDPTTVSRLKKIIKELAEDPNVTVLVSSHDLQHTVEVCDRIVVLNKGEIVKDIQTSKETLQELESFFAV; via the coding sequence ATGATACAAGTAAACCAGCTTTCAAAAAAATATAACGGCACGGTAGTTTTAAATATGCCAAATCTTGAAATTCCAAAAGGACAGAGTTTTGGACTGGTAGGAAATAACGGAGCAGGAAAAACAACTTTTTTCAGTCTTCTTTTAGATCTTATCAAACCTTCAACCGGAAATGTAAAAAGTAATGGAATTGAGGTAAATACAAGCGAAAACTGGAAATCCTTTACAGGATCTTTTTTAGATGAAAGTTTCCTCATTGGTTATCTTACGCCCGAAGAATATTTTTATTTTATAGGCGATTTACGCCATCAGAATAAAGCCGACATTGATGCACTTTTGCTGAAACATGAAGAATTTTTTAATGGCGAAATTTTAAAGAACAAAAAATACTTGAGAGATTTATCAAAAGGAAATCAAAAAAAAGTAGGGATAATTGCCACACTGATAGGAAATCCCGAAGTTATAATTTTAGATGAGCCTTTTGCAAATTTGGATCCGACAACAGTAAGCAGGCTGAAAAAAATTATAAAAGAACTGGCTGAAGATCCCAATGTTACCGTACTTGTTTCCAGCCATGATTTACAGCATACAGTCGAAGTCTGCGATCGAATTGTGGTCTTAAATAAAGGTGAAATTGTAAAAGATATTCAAACATCAAAAGAAACCTTACAAGAACTCGAATCCTTTTTTGCTGTATAA
- a CDS encoding DUF5687 family protein, producing the protein MIKKFIYLEWKAFVRSASFGKNLTMKIILGFLMIYFSVLFIGMGVGVFYILKDMRMEPFITVNRFLIYYFLFDLIIRLMMQSIPVLNIKPLLVLPFKKTVIVHFSLGKTALSFFNLVHTLFFVPFSVVLILNGYDVVGIVFWYTGAMALVYINNFLNIILSNIDKLFVVFIVLILLFGGAQFYNVFDVTKITTPFFHGFYTIKGLFLIPVLALIALYIFTFKYFKNNLYLDAGLSVKEDIASTENLAWLNQFGTLGTFLKNDIKLIKRNKRSKTTIFMSVLFLFYGLLFYSGGIETYDKPVMHLLAGIFVSGGFLFVFGQFVPSWDSSYYQLMMTQNIPYRGYIMSKWWLIVITTFITTILASFYIYFGWHIYLTIVVAAIYNIGVNSHLVLLGGAFTKTPIDLSNAGGAFGDKKAFNVSVMLLTIPKIAVPLLLYGIGLYFDNDNLGLLLVAGAGVLGFIFKDKVFSLIEKRYKIEKYSTIKAYKQTS; encoded by the coding sequence ATGATTAAAAAGTTTATTTACCTCGAATGGAAAGCTTTCGTAAGATCGGCATCTTTTGGTAAAAACCTGACAATGAAGATTATTTTGGGGTTTCTAATGATTTACTTTTCAGTACTTTTTATTGGGATGGGTGTTGGCGTATTTTATATTCTTAAGGATATGAGAATGGAACCTTTTATAACAGTCAACCGGTTTTTGATCTATTATTTTTTATTCGATTTAATAATCCGGTTAATGATGCAGTCCATTCCGGTTTTAAATATTAAGCCATTATTGGTTTTACCATTTAAAAAAACTGTAATTGTTCATTTCTCATTGGGCAAAACAGCATTGTCATTTTTTAATCTGGTGCACACATTATTTTTTGTTCCTTTTTCAGTAGTATTAATTTTGAATGGTTATGATGTTGTTGGAATTGTTTTTTGGTATACAGGAGCAATGGCATTGGTATACATTAATAACTTCCTGAATATCATTTTAAGTAATATCGATAAATTATTTGTTGTATTTATTGTATTGATCCTGCTTTTTGGCGGAGCACAATTTTATAATGTATTTGATGTAACAAAAATTACAACTCCCTTTTTTCATGGCTTTTATACTATCAAAGGCTTGTTTTTAATTCCGGTATTGGCTTTAATTGCTTTATATATTTTCACCTTTAAATACTTTAAGAATAACTTATATCTCGACGCCGGTCTTTCTGTAAAAGAAGATATTGCGTCAACCGAAAATCTTGCATGGCTCAATCAGTTTGGAACTTTAGGAACATTTCTTAAAAATGATATTAAACTCATTAAAAGAAATAAAAGATCCAAAACCACAATTTTCATGAGCGTTCTTTTCTTGTTTTACGGATTATTATTTTACTCAGGAGGAATAGAAACGTACGACAAACCGGTAATGCATCTTTTGGCCGGTATATTTGTTTCGGGCGGTTTTTTATTTGTCTTTGGCCAGTTTGTGCCAAGCTGGGATAGTTCGTATTATCAATTAATGATGACACAGAATATTCCGTATCGTGGTTATATAATGTCTAAATGGTGGCTGATAGTTATTACAACTTTTATTACTACCATTCTGGCCTCTTTTTATATTTATTTTGGCTGGCATATTTATTTAACGATCGTTGTTGCAGCAATTTATAATATTGGAGTTAACTCGCATTTGGTACTTTTGGGCGGTGCATTTACCAAAACCCCAATTGATTTAAGCAATGCCGGAGGTGCTTTTGGAGATAAAAAGGCATTTAATGTGAGCGTTATGTTATTAACGATTCCTAAAATTGCAGTGCCCTTACTGCTTTACGGAATAGGCCTTTATTTTGACAACGACAATCTTGGTTTACTGCTGGTTGCCGGCGCGGGTGTCTTAGGTTTTATTTTTAAGGATAAAGTTTTTTCATTAATAGAAAAAAGATATAAAATAGAAAAGTACAGCACTATAAAAGCTTACAAACAAACGAGTTAA
- a CDS encoding ferredoxin--NADP reductase has translation MPSFLKLIIKEVKRETADAVSILFNVPEELKPDYKFVAGQYINLKLTLDNQEIRRAYSICSAPDSGELRIAVKAVKGGLFSQFANTKLKAGDVLEVGQPEGKFTFEPDAERQKNYAAFVAGSGITPVLSIIKSVLKNEPKSSFVLVYGNKTPEETIFHQELHDLQLQYVGRFFVHYVFSQAKAENALFGRIEKSAVNFVLNNKHKELEFDKFYLCGPEEMINTVSNVLKEKNVKESAIKFELFTSSTEENVIQGSQEGHTKITVLVDDEETTFEMSKKQTILDAALKQGVDAPYSCQGGICSSCLGRVTTGSAEMTKNSILTDREIAEGLILTCQAHPTSETIYVDYDDV, from the coding sequence ATGCCTTCATTCTTAAAACTTATAATTAAAGAGGTTAAACGCGAAACTGCCGATGCTGTTTCTATCCTTTTTAATGTTCCTGAAGAACTTAAACCGGACTATAAATTTGTTGCGGGACAATACATAAATTTAAAATTAACTCTTGATAATCAAGAAATTCGTCGCGCATATTCTATTTGCTCTGCGCCAGACAGCGGTGAATTACGAATTGCGGTTAAGGCTGTAAAAGGCGGGCTGTTTTCTCAATTTGCTAATACTAAATTAAAAGCAGGTGATGTTCTTGAAGTAGGACAGCCGGAAGGAAAATTCACTTTTGAACCTGATGCCGAAAGACAAAAAAACTATGCTGCGTTTGTGGCAGGAAGCGGTATTACTCCGGTACTTTCTATCATAAAATCTGTTTTAAAAAATGAGCCAAAAAGTTCATTTGTATTGGTTTATGGAAACAAAACTCCCGAAGAAACTATTTTTCACCAGGAACTTCATGATCTGCAATTACAATACGTAGGCCGTTTTTTTGTGCATTATGTATTTAGTCAGGCAAAAGCCGAAAATGCTTTGTTTGGAAGAATCGAAAAATCGGCGGTTAATTTTGTGCTGAACAACAAACACAAAGAACTTGAATTTGATAAGTTTTACTTGTGCGGACCCGAAGAAATGATCAACACGGTTTCTAATGTTTTGAAAGAGAAAAATGTAAAAGAATCAGCAATTAAGTTTGAACTTTTTACATCGTCTACAGAAGAAAACGTAATTCAGGGTTCTCAGGAAGGACACACAAAAATTACGGTTTTGGTTGATGATGAAGAGACTACTTTTGAAATGTCTAAAAAACAAACTATTCTTGATGCTGCTCTAAAACAGGGTGTTGACGCTCCTTACTCCTGCCAGGGCGGAATTTGCAGCAGTTGTTTAGGACGTGTTACAACCGGAAGTGCCGAAATGACAAAAAATTCTATTTTAACCGATAGAGAAATTGCCGAAGGTTTAATTTTAACGTGTCAGGCTCATCCAACATCTGAGACTATTTATGTGGATTACGATGATGTATAG
- the upp gene encoding uracil phosphoribosyltransferase — MKIHYISENNSILNHFLGQIRNVNVQNDSMRFRRNIERIGEIMAYELSKILPYKEVEIQTPLAIKKTTQIDTDLVLCPILRAGLPLHNGFLNYFDHAENSFVSACRHHPNNDDEFEILVEYQAISDLNNKTVLLLDPMLATGQSIVAVHKKLVENAVPTEIHIVVVIAAPEGVAHLEKHLPENCHLWVASLDEKLNEKNYIVPGLGDAGDLAYGSKL, encoded by the coding sequence ATGAAAATTCATTATATATCAGAAAATAACAGCATCCTAAATCATTTTCTTGGACAAATTCGGAATGTAAATGTGCAGAATGACAGTATGCGTTTTAGGAGAAATATTGAACGTATTGGAGAAATAATGGCGTATGAGCTGAGTAAAATTTTACCTTATAAGGAAGTTGAAATCCAGACACCGCTCGCTATTAAAAAAACAACTCAAATTGATACTGATTTGGTTTTGTGCCCCATTTTAAGAGCCGGTTTACCGCTTCATAACGGTTTCTTAAATTATTTTGATCATGCCGAAAACAGTTTTGTTTCTGCCTGCAGACACCATCCAAACAACGATGATGAGTTTGAAATTTTAGTTGAATATCAGGCTATTTCGGATTTAAACAATAAAACCGTTTTACTTCTTGACCCAATGCTGGCAACGGGACAGTCTATTGTTGCTGTTCACAAAAAACTGGTTGAAAATGCTGTGCCGACAGAAATTCACATTGTAGTTGTTATTGCTGCACCTGAAGGTGTTGCACATCTTGAAAAACATCTACCAGAAAACTGTCATTTATGGGTAGCTTCTCTCGATGAAAAACTCAACGAGAAAAATTACATTGTTCCGGGTCTGGGCGATGCCGGCGATCTTGCTTACGGAAGCAAATTATAA
- a CDS encoding bactofilin family protein, whose amino-acid sequence MFDKVKKNGTELLGKTNRIVEGTSIVGDIVSKADFRLDGELIGNFTSQGKLVIGMSGAVKGEIICNNADIEGEFHGKIKVLEVLNIKATAKIHGEVVVGKLSIEPGADFTATCTMLANSNQILLEDGKGTEQKSKE is encoded by the coding sequence ATGTTTGATAAAGTAAAGAAAAACGGAACAGAACTTTTAGGAAAAACTAACCGAATTGTTGAAGGAACCTCGATTGTAGGCGATATAGTGTCAAAAGCTGATTTTAGGCTGGACGGCGAATTAATTGGAAATTTTACATCGCAGGGAAAATTGGTAATTGGAATGAGCGGCGCAGTAAAAGGAGAAATCATCTGCAACAATGCCGATATAGAAGGAGAATTTCACGGAAAAATAAAAGTACTTGAAGTCCTTAATATTAAAGCAACAGCAAAAATCCACGGAGAAGTAGTTGTTGGAAAACTTTCGATAGAACCTGGAGCTGACTTCACAGCAACCTGTACCATGCTGGCAAATTCTAATCAGATATTATTAGAAGATGGAAAAGGAACCGAACAAAAATCAAAAGAATAA